The Plasmodium brasilianum strain Bolivian I chromosome 11, whole genome shotgun sequence nucleotide sequence ACAAGTCGTAccataagtatatgtatgtatgttctTATGCAAATACAAACTgtaatgttatttatttaatttaaaaagtcctttttttttttcttttttattttttataatctctccttttttgcaatattttttactaaaatattgtcagcaaggaaaaaaaacaatttttttattgcccGTACAGGTGAAAGttaattttaacattatatgaatattttcaaaatgactctttttattttgtatgtataaattagagaaaattttagaacatacatatataaatatatatatattttacatttttcgcTTTAAATTCGCTAAAGTGTGtttaaatttattgaaaTCGCGTGCTCCATCTTCGCATAATTCAGTTGTACCACTTCATACAAATAAGCTGACCCAGTCAGGCTACTTATGACTCTAGAAAAATGAACTTTATAAAGAAAGAAGAACAAGGGAAATTTGTCGATGAGGAGGGGACAAAactcttttatataaattcaaataAGGCAAAAGAGTACGAGTCACATATGGACGTTTTGCATGCAATAGTTGAGGATTATGATAGACTTAAAGTGTATGTTATAAACAAGGAGGATTGTAGTGGTAATGTTAGCGGAAGTGATAATAAGTTCCAGTTCGAGTTGTATGAACATAAGGAGTTGTTAAAAAGCTTTGTAAATTGTAATATAGGTACAGTTACTTCCTTTTTAAGAAAGTATATTGGTTCACGCAATGCTAATGGtcagataaaaaataataatgatgctGAAGAAGAAAGTATTGAAGCCAATactgttaaaaaaattgagtatttattaaaaagtaataaaattatactttttatgaAAGGAAGTAAAAGTTTTCCACAATGCAAATTTAGTAACGctgttgtttttattttaaatagtttaaaaataaaatacaatacaTATGACATTTTACAAGATGAACATATTAGGAATCAgctaaaaatttattctaaTTGGCCTACTTATCCGCAGCTATACATTAATAGTGAACTAATAGGCGGTCATGATATTATAAAGAGCATGTATGACAGCAACGAATTAAAGGGGATAATACCGCAGGATTGTTTGGAGGAGTGAGGGGCAAATTGGCTGCAAGTTATGTCGCTGCTATTGCTATTGATGTTACTCTTTCTTATTCTCATTTTTCATTCTCTTattcttttgctttttttagAGCTAAAATTACTTATTATGCTCGTAGTGGCGAGAACAAAATAAcaggatgaaaaaaaaagaaatacttcttttttcgaaatactgtattttatattttttatgtatttcttttcttaattaaaaaaatatttcttttacgCAACAAAAGTGGAACAAACAACATATGAAGGGGGGCAGAGTGACATTTCATTCCTTCTGTTTATGATATGCATGCACAGGTACACACACGTATATACACGTACATGCACAAACAAATTTGAGACAACAGGAGAAGAAAATTTTACCCTTAGCTTTGTTAAtgcattatattttcattttaaattgTAATAGTTTGATTTAaggaaaaacatttttttttcttccttatataaaaatgaaatgaagtCTACACATTTATTGGTCCTCTTCACATTTATGTGAATACAAGAAGGTATTTTtctaatgaaattttttttttttttttttccatataacTACCTCCTactttttaacattttaacaTTTACTTTTGCAAACCCATATATGGTCGCTAACTTTCTTAAATTTGTTATGctatatgtttaataaacAATCGATACAAGAGCAAACGGTGTGCGCAGCAGAAGAAAagatataaagaaaaagaagagtatatatatatatatatgcttttaaAAGGTGCGAAATTGGCTATATctctaaattaaaaaaaaaaaaaaaaaaatgtacattgtacgtacatgcatgcataaatataaataaaaatatataaatataaaaatataaatataaatatataaatatataaatatatatatgcattttaacAATATGAGCAATGGGACATAATTTGAAACTGTTTTTCACGAAAATGTTATGATTCaaaaatacacaaaatgCACAACTACATTTTAACAATAGATAAATCTTTGAACAATAGGACGAGGGTAGGCACTATGTAAGAGGTCACAAaagtatgtacgtatgtatgtatgtatttaagtatatatgtatttaagtatatatgcgtatatgtatttatgtatgtatttaagtatgtatttaagtatatatgtgtatatgtatttatgtatgtatttaagtatgtatgtatgttaatGTGTATGCTCTTGCCATAAACGCCATAtgaggggaaaaaaaaaaataaataattaattaaaataaaaataaaggcaCTTTTCTCGACCTTAATATATCACCTGAAATAAGTACATACTACTGGAGAATCGACATTAAAACATCACTCACTATGGAACATGCATGTATACTTATGTATCCTCTTAATTCttataaatacatgcatCTGCTTTTATCTGTTATATTACGCAAATTTATGCAAATAACGAACCGTGGGGTATTGAATAAACAACATAATTACCATTATTGTTGAATGTTCCACAAGGTACCATGTGAACAAATAAAGAATTGATGTAACCTTTCTTAATagtttttgtttaaaaagtCGAAACCAAGGGCCTtcaaaggggaaaaaaagaacgcaagcatgtgtaaatatatgcatacatataaatatgagtATGTGTTTATACACGTGCATACGTAATATATCGATGGAAAAGTTGTACAATGCAcatagttttattttatatttattattattttttacttactatattttatttattattttttatttattattattttttacttactatattttatttattattttttatttattttattttttacttactacattttatttattattttttatttattttattttttacttactacattttacttattattttttatttattttattttttacttactacattttatttattattttttatttattttattttttatttattttattttttctctaatTTACCTTTACTCCCAACTGTGCTACAACACAATTTGGACATAATTTCGAAGtaaattccttttttgcAATGGATTGGCAAAAGGGACAAATAACCACGTCTTCATTTGCCTTTATTCTGGTCAAACTCATACAGCATACTTTTATGCTGTCtgtaaaaagggaaaatgggggaatgataaaaaaaaaagaaaaaaaaaaaaaaaaaaagggtattTCATTATGTTAGCTGTACACactatatacacacatacgtatAATGTTATATGCATGTGTTCATGTAATCATAAAGAGGTACATACATAcctacatacacacatatataaatacatatatgcacatatatatatgtatgggaAAATGCACTCGTAATCGCCTCGCTATTACTGTAGTCATTGGGATCATAATCTATGTTGTACTGTTCTGTACTTTTCTGTTCACACAtgagtaaaattttttttgccttGATGATTTCTTCGTCTGACCcttttatgtttttgtaATTTCCATTTATCAGTCTTTTCGCAAACTACAAGTGGGggaaaatgagaaaaaaaaaaaaaaaaaagggttcTTCATTTAAGGTAAAAATTTTCTCTAAAACGAGAACGTGTGCATAAAGGCGACTAATAAACACTTAAAAACGCGCAAagatgtgcatatatatgcatatgcacaAATGTGTTGACACACGGCTGTTATGTCTTGTAGCGCTCCTAATCTTACCGATCCCGCTGTAACATAGTTCTGCGCTTTCCAAGCTAAACCCATTCCCCTCCTAAGGACCAAGTATAGATGTGAATTTTGCAAAGACGTGCATGTAAAGTAAGCCATTAATTCTAGGCTTCTCCTTGGATCTTGATTTGCAGTTACATTTCTTTCTTCTTCTAATCGCATAGCTAAAATGTAGCTAGTACACATATCTAAgtattcatttaattctttttcatcattatcatcattatggTCATTTGGATTGATAAATAACATATGGTATAGTATATTTCTAAACATATCTAAAGCTAGTGAGAATTTCCCCAAGGTAACTAACTTATGAGCTTTCTTAATATgattaaaaagaaatgattTAGTAATATAAACGTTATTATTTAACGTATGTTCATTCATATTGATTGGTATTTTCAACGGAAGCATATTTTGCATAGGGgtcatatatgcatatgttgaaacatatatacttttaataataaattttaatggTTTCATATCTACAATACCAAATTTTTTggatattaattttaaggCAGTTCCAATATTTCCTGTTCTTATATAGtcaataatttttccattttttcttaacGATTTATGGATTACACTTTCGCCTTTTTCAATTTTGGTAAATTTCTTATTGATAAAATTTTGATGATCATCTACATCTACATTTAAATCCAaggaaatattaattatatcttCATCGTTCACATCATCTTTCCAAACATCATTTTCATCACCAAAGCTACTTTTTCCATCTGATCTGACATCATTAAAATGGTCTTCTCCCTCAAATGAGGTTGTTGTTTTTTTACCTGGATAACCACCTGTCCTCTTCTTACCATTTTCACCTTGCCTGTTCAGGTTGTTTGTGTCCCTTTCCTGTTTTTGTAACTTAGTGTGTGTCTTTTTTGCCTTTTCCCCCTTGTCATCATGGCGACGGTAGGTTTGCTCCAGATTGACGACGGGCCAGTTGTACGAGTTGTTCCAGCACATCGGCACCTTCGGCGGGTATGGGGAAGCATATCGTTCATGTTGTTCACGTTGATCTTCCTGCTCTTCCCCTTGTTGCTCTTTCCCTTTCCCATGTAGATGAGCAGTGACCGAAGGAACGACTTCCTCCTTTTGCCTTTGCAACAGGCCCTCCTCTATTTTAACAATAGGAATGGGGGGGGACAAGTAGTAGGACTTCTGGGGGAAGTAGGTGCATTCGTTTATGTCAAAGTCGAATTGTTTTTCAGACAAGTTGATgggtatattatataaatgtgaaCAAATCAAAGCAAGATTTAGTTGATTTTGTTGAATAAAGatatttattctttgttCAATATTTCCTAAATATAACGAGTTtagaaatatagaaataaagtCTTTTCTTATAATTGATATGGAtagcatttttttcaatttttcaatattcccactgaaaaagtaaagaaaTGATAATTTGTCATATGCTTTATTTCGTTGTAAAGAATATTCCGCTATATCATAATTTCCTAGTAACAAAGCATGTACACTTAAGATATtccatatatgttttttatcgATTTTTTTTGCAGCTTTTAATGCATTATTTAAATGGCCAAGCTGAATTGACAAATTGAATAACGtatgattattattaacCATATGTACAGCTAAATTTGcaaaacctttttttttaatatatccaATAAGGTTATAACTGAAgtataaatcttttttttttttatccaatTCATTCATACTGTATGAATTACAATGCATGTTTAAGTAACGATATGCAGATTCTTCATCATTGTTAATAAgagataatttaaataaatactcGGTATCATTCAAAAGTTCATTCTTAACAATTTGTTgtctattaatataatataaatgattattatatattttaaataaatacacagGTTCGTCCATATACTTAATTAGTCCTGTTTCACcatttataagtatatatttcagATGACtaatagtattatatataaatacactgttattattttcatcccAGATACCGCTCTTCACTCTTGTATACTCGTGTACTGTGCATAGGTGAGCAAGGTCCGttgtagtaataacaatgttatatttaaaaacaaaagctACATAGTCCTTAAGAACTTCCACTGATATAATACTGTCTGTGTGATGCATTtcgtttaatatttttttaagattgatatcatataaatatattctatgatctgaacaaataataattttattattattcaatgTATATACACTTTCAACTTTAAAGGGGATTTCCACTTTCTTGTACAGGTTGTCGTCCggtaaattatgtatatttaacaCGTAATTATggttactactactactgctgcAATGCTGTCCATAGTTTCTAGCACTTACACTACTCACTGCACTACTTTTTCTTTCCACAAGGATGTACTTATTTCTAGAAAGAAAGGTAACGTTATAGCAGTGCTTGTTCTTTATCAAATACTTGACACTGTCAAGgttaatttcattatttacatttgcATTCGTCTTATTTATGGTGTTATCCTTCTTTGTCCAagatttgaaaaaatttaaagaagaggaagaagcaTTTTCTGTGCCATGTTTTGTTGAACTGTTGACTTTATCACATATAATAAGATCAAAGTTGTAGTTATCCTCTtctttgtatataaaaaggatCATAATATGTGTTGTGCAAAAATGATTGTATATAAGTTTGTGATATCCAGATATCATAGCATTTACACTCTTTCGAATTGTGCAAATTGTCATATGTGTGTCCCTATGTATATCATACATAAAGATACGTTTCTCTTTACAAtagaaaagaatattttcatatgtatCAAATGGgcatttctctttttcaaatttaaaaataaccaTACCAGAATCATGTCCTGATGCTATTAGATTAGAATTTGGTTTAAAAGCTAAAATCCAAAATCGATCATTATCTCTTCTAAAGGTATGTATGCACGTCCTTTTAGTTATATCCCATATTCTTATTGTCCTATCTTCACTGTTACTTAGTAACAAATCATCATTTGTTCTGTGAAATAATAAACTTGAaacattattaaaatgaCCTCTAAGAGTATCTAGTTCCCAACACTTGTTATCATTATATCTCCataattttactaatttaTCATCGGATCCTGATGCAATAATTGGCAAATTCGGATGGAATGTACAACAGTTCACTCCTTTTTCATGTCCTTCTAAAACGAATTTACAAACAGCATCCGATGCTCCAAACAtgttattactgttactctgttgttgttgttgttgctGTTGCTGGTATTGATTCGGGTACTGCTGTTGATACTGCTGCTGATTCGAGATGAACGAATACATGTTCATACTTTCACTactcatatttaaaaattctgcATTGTACATGTTTTTTGATATACCGTATGGTTTATCACTTAaagatatatcatttttagaTGATATGTCATTCTTAGAAATATCATTTTTcgatataacatttttttctcttaataATTTGATGTCCCATACCCTTAAGGTTTTATCTAAACTACTAGATATGACCAAATCAAATGTATGATGAAACTGAGCACACATTACATAATGATTATGACCTGTTAATATAGCAATACATACTCTACTTTGCCAATTCCATATCCTAATAGTTTGATCATCAGATGCTGAAAGAACCCAAGGATACTCTAAATGAAATTGAACTATTCTTATATAATCTAAATGACCaactaaattaaaaacacatttttttaaatgtatattccATACTTTAATTAAATAGTCATCAGCTCCGCTAACAAAAAGTGGTTGAACCGAATGGAAATCTACACCTCTTACTGGTCCTTCATGTTCTTCAAACTTGTCTATTAGTATACCTATTCTATAATCCCATAACTGTATTACCCCATTATGTAGTCCTGCTAGTATCATGTTTATCTTTGGGTGGAATGAAATACTTTTCACTCGATGACTTTTTGTTTCACATTTTACCAACATCTTCGCTTTGTTT carries:
- a CDS encoding glutaredoxin-like protein; the protein is MNFIKKEEQGKFVDEEGTKLFYINSNKAKEYESHMDVLHAIVEDYDRLKVYVINKEDCSGNVSGSDNKFQFELYEHKELLKSFVNCNIGTVTSFLRKYIGSRNANGQIKNNNDAEEESIEANTVKKIEYLLKSNKIILFMKGSKSFPQCKFSNAVVFILNSLKIKYNTYDILQDEHIRNQLKIYSNWPTYPQLYINSELIGGHDIIKSMYDSNELKGIIPQDCLEEAKITYYARSGENKITG
- a CDS encoding coatomer alpha subunit; its protein translation is MCQIDFVEREEKDENEYIYEDQAKVKTNTKNKAKMLVKCETKSHRVKSISFHPKINMILAGLHNGVIQLWDYRIGILIDKFEEHEGPVRGVDFHSVQPLFVSGADDYLIKVWNIHLKKCVFNLVGHLDYIRIVQFHLEYPWVLSASDDQTIRIWNWQSRVCIAILTGHNHYVMCAQFHHTFDLVISSSLDKTLRVWDIKLLREKNVISKNDISKNDISSKNDISLSDKPYGISKNMYNAEFLNMSSESMNMYSFISNQQQYQQQYPNQYQQQQQQQQQSNSNNMFGASDAVCKFVLEGHEKGVNCCTFHPNLPIIASGSDDKLVKLWRYNDNKCWELDTLRGHFNNVSSLLFHRTNDDLLLSNSEDRTIRIWDITKRTCIHTFRRDNDRFWILAFKPNSNLIASGHDSGMVIFKFEKEKCPFDTYENILFYCKEKRIFMYDIHRDTHMTICTIRKSVNAMISGYHKLIYNHFCTTHIMILFIYKEEDNYNFDLIICDKVNSSTKHGTENASSSSLNFFKSWTKKDNTINKTNANVNNEINLDSVKYLIKNKHCYNVTFLSRNKYILVERKSSAVSSVSARNYGQHCSSSSSNHNYVLNIHNLPDDNLYKKVEIPFKVESVYTLNNNKIIICSDHRIYLYDINLKKILNEMHHTDSIISVEVLKDYVAFVFKYNIVITTTDLAHLCTVHEYTRVKSGIWDENNNSVFIYNTISHLKYILINGETGLIKYMDEPVYLFKIYNNHLYYINRQQIVKNELLNDTEYLFKLSLINNDEESAYRYLNMHCNSYSMNELDKKKKDLYFSYNLIGYIKKKGFANLAVHMVNNNHTLFNLSIQLGHLNNALKAAKKIDKKHIWNILSVHALLLGNYDIAEYSLQRNKAYDKLSFLYFFSGNIEKLKKMLSISIIRKDFISIFLNSLYLGNIEQRINIFIQQNQLNLALICSHLYNIPINLSEKQFDFDINECTYFPQKSYYLSPPIPIVKIEEGLLQRQKEEVVPSVTAHLHGKGKEQQGEEQEDQREQHERYASPYPPKVPMCWNNSYNWPVVNLEQTYRRHDDKGEKAKKTHTKLQKQERDTNNLNRQGENGKKRTGGYPGKKTTTSFEGEDHFNDVRSDGKSSFGDENDVWKDDVNDEDIINISLDLNVDVDDHQNFINKKFTKIEKGESVIHKSLRKNGKIIDYIRTGNIGTALKLISKKFGIVDMKPLKFIIKSIYVSTYAYMTPMQNMLPLKIPINMNEHTLNNNVYITKSFLFNHIKKAHKLVTLGKFSLALDMFRNILYHMLFINPNDHNDDNDEKELNEYLDMCTSYILAMRLEEERNVTANQDPRRSLELMAYFTCTSLQNSHLYLVLRRGMGLAWKAQNYVTAGSFAKRLINGNYKNIKGSDEEIIKAKKILLMCEQKSTEQYNIDYDPNDYSNSEAITNSIKVCCMSLTRIKANEDVVICPFCQSIAKKEFTSKLCPNCVVAQLGVKALGFDFLNKNY